A stretch of the Gossypium hirsutum isolate 1008001.06 chromosome D07, Gossypium_hirsutum_v2.1, whole genome shotgun sequence genome encodes the following:
- the LOC107953842 gene encoding tocopherol cyclase, chloroplastic, producing the protein MDPNIYSLNQFHQFSSCFLGLHSLNSKSTLKFSQSSTFNAFSPRELGPLRLGFQSNSPVVACSSVSEIESETSSPAAKRSVSVSPVYVPTPVNRETRTPHSGYHFDGTTRQFFEGWYFKVSIPERKQSFCFIYSVENPAFKRTLTPLEMLQHGPRFTGVGAQVLGANGKYICQYSEESQNFWGSRHELALGNTFVANKASRPPSKEVPPQEFNRKVLEGFQVSPLWNQGFICDDGRTYYAKTVNTARWEYSTRPIYGWGDVGSKQKSTAGWAAALPIFEPHWQICMASGLSTGWIEWDGERFEFQDAPSYSEKNWGGGFPRKWFWAQCNVFEGASGKISLTTAGGLRQLPGLTETFENTALIGVHYDGIFYEFVPWNGVVTWEIAQWGYWNIAAENKTHLVELEATTTDSGTTLRAPTVEAGLTPACLDTCLGDLTLKIWEKNVGGSIGKLILDVKSDMAALEVGGGPWFNTWKGKTTTPEVIKSALQVPIDVEGIFGLAPFLKPPGL; encoded by the exons ATGGACCCAAACATTTACTCACTCAACCAGTTTCACcaattttcttcttgttttcttGGACTTCACTCTCTAAACTCCAAATCCACCCTTAAATTCTCTCAATCTTCAACTTTCAATGCATTCTCTCCACGAGAACTCGGCCCTCTTAGGCTAGGGTTTCAATCGAACTCGCCGGTTGTCGCATGCAGCTCCGTCTCCGAGATTGAGTCCGAAACTTCTTCTCCGGCAGCCAAGAGGTCCGTTTCCGTCAGTCCGGTTTATGTCCCCACGCCAGTTAATCGAGAGACTCGGACTCCTCACAGCGG GTACCACTTTGATGGGACTACTCGACAATTTTTTGAGGGTTGGTACTTTAAGGTATCAATCCCAGAACGAAAACAGAGCTTTTGCTTCATATACTCGGTGGAGAATCCTGCATTTAAGAGGACACTGACACCATTGGAAATGCTGCAGCACGGACCTAGATTTACAGGAGTTGGGGCACAAGTTCTTGGTGCTAATGGCAAGTATATATGCCAATACAGCGAGGAATCTCAAAACTTTTGGGGAA GCAGACATGAGCTAGCATTGGGGAATACTTTTGTAGCCAACAAAGCCTCACGACCTCCAAGTAAGGAGGTTCCTCCCCAG GAATTCAATAGAAAAGTTTTGGAAGGCTTTCAAGTTAGCCCTCTTTGGAATCAGGGCTTTATTTGTGATGATGGCAG GACATATTATGCAAAAACTGTTAACACTGCACGTTGGGAGTACAGTACACGCCCCATATATGGATGGGGTGATGTTGGGTCCAAGCAGAAGTCCACAGCTGGCTGGGCTGCAGCTCTTCCCATATTTGAACCCCATTGGCAAATTTGCATGGCCAGTGGACTTTCAACAG GCTGGATAGAGTGGGATGGTGAAAGGTTTGAGTTTCAAGATGCCCCTTCATATTCAGAAAAGAATTGGGGTGGAGGCTTCCCTAGAAAATGGTTTTGG GCTCAATGTAACGTCTTTGAAGGTGCTAGCGGAAAAATTTCTCTGACCACGGCTGGTGGATTAAGGCAGCTGCCTGGACTGACTGAGACCTTCGAAAATACTGCATTG ATTGGAGTGCACTATGATGGAATTTTCTATGAATTTGTGCCATGGAATGGTGTTGTAACTTGGGAAATTGCCCAGTGGGGTTACTGGAACATTGCTGCAGAAAACAAAACACACTTG GTTGAGTTAGAGGCAACAACAACTGATTCAGGTACGACATTGCGTGCTCCAACAGTAGAGGCTGGTCTTACTCCAGCTTGTTTAGACACTTGTTTAGGTGATCTAACATTGAAGATCTGGGAAAAAAATGTTGGTGGCAGTATAGGCAAG CTGATCTTGGATGTTAAAAGTGACATGGCGGCACTAGAAGTAGGAGGAGGGCCATGGTTTAACACTTGGAAAGGCAAGACTACAACACCAGAGGTGATTAAAAGTGCACTTCAAGTTCCAATTGATGTGGAAGGTATATTTGGTTTGGCTCCATTTTTAAAACCCCCTGGGCTATAA
- the LOC107953840 gene encoding uncharacterized protein has product MDDALELKKITDKSKQFVNVYVDDIIIYSNTREEHDNHLLQVLLRCKKNGIVLSTKKTQLYLNKINFLGLEITEGTHRLQPHILVNLHKFPERIQDKKQLQIFLGCLTYAECYIKKLAEMRKPLQIKLKKDYVWEWTNEDIAYIKKIKKQLKDFPTLYQPTEEDLMILETDASQEYWSGVLKAKSVKKENQELLCRYTSGLGRSSLDGSNGGSNSFGVRRQQQQLTQQEMEQYYQLKIQEIQLKETIRKKKEELILMEQELTSVSNRIKKMNTGLDPVEEANKPSFKHIVAEQQ; this is encoded by the exons ATGGATGATGCACTTGAACTAAAAAAGATAACTGACAAATCCAAACAATTTGTTAATGTCTATGTAGACGATATAATCATTTACAGTAATACACGGGAGGAACATGACAATCACCTTTTACAGGTATTGTTAAGATGCAAGAAAAACGGAATAGTTCTAAGTACTAAGAAAACACAACTTTATCTTAACAAGATAAATTTCTTAGGATTAGAAATCACTGAAGGAACGCATAGGTTACAACCACATATTTTGGTTAACCTACATAAATTCCCTGAAAGAATACAAGATAAGAAACAATTGCAAATATTTTTAGGATGCTTAACGTATGCAGAATGCTACATTAAGAAATTAGCTGAAATGAGGAAACCCCTACAAATTAAGCTAAAGAAGGATTATGTTTGGGAGTGGACAAATGAGGACATTGCCTATATTAAAAAGATAAAGAAGCAATTAAAAGATTTTCCAACGTTGTATCAACCAACAGAGGAAGACTTAATGATTTTGGAAACAGATGCTAGCCAAGAATATTGGTCTGGTGTTCTAAAAGCAAAATCAGTCAAGAAAGAAAATCAGGAATTATTATGTAGATATACCTCAG GTTTAGGAAGGAGCAGCTTGGATGGAAGCAATGGAGGATCCAACAGCTTTGGAGTAAGAAGACAACAGCAGCAGCTGACCCAGCAAGAGATGGAGCAATACTATCAACTTAAGATTCAGGAGATCCAGTTGAAGGAAACCATCAGAAAGAAGAAAGAGGAGCTCATCCTCATGGAGCAGGAGTTGACAAGCGTCAGCAACAGGATCAAGAAGATGAATACTGGACTTGACCCAGTAGAAGAAGCAAACAAGCCCAGCTTTAAGCATATTGTAGCTGAGCAGCAATAG